CAGTCGACCAAAAGAAGTCCAGCTGCAGACTCATTTAAAGTAAAGGGAATTCCCGCAAAATTTATTATCGATGGGAATGGCAGAATTCGCTTCAACATTGAGGGTTTTGAAGGAAAAGCGGAAGCTGCTGCAGAAGAAGTATCTCAAATGATAGAGCTGGCAAGAAGTTAAAATAAGATATCATGAAACGGACCCTAATGTTAACTGCACTCGTTTTTCTGTTGAATGCAAGTAGCTACAGTCAGATTCTTAAACCGATCACCTGGAGTTATGTGGCAAAAAAAATGAGTGCTACTGAAGCAACACTATACATCAAAGCAAGTCTGGAGAAGGGTTGGCACCTCTATTCTCAAAATGTTGGTGAAGGAGGCCCTGTGGCTACTTCTTTCTACTTCCCGGCTTCTAAATTATACGATATGGTGGGCAGAACCATAGAGCCAAAGCCGATTAAGAAGTTTGAGCCTGTATTCATGATGGAGGTTAGCTACTTTGAAACTACTGCCATTTTCCAACAGAAGGTGAAACTAAAAGGTAAACAGGCTACAGTAAAAGGATCAGTCAAATTCATGGTCTGTAATGACAAACAATGCCTTCCTCCTTCAGAAATATTCTTCAGCATACCTGTTAAATAAGCTTCAATTTTTGAGCATTAATTTAATAACATTAAATATTTAAGCGAATGAACATAAAAGTAATGATAACGATGGCTGCGATGCTGGCAACGGGATACGCATATGGACAATCAAAGCAAAAGCCAACTGTAAAAAAAAGACCGGCTATAGCCAAAGCGCCGCAGGAAAATGGACAATTGCTTGCAGGTATGAAAGCGCCTGTGCTGAAAGTGGCGGAATGGCTTTCTGAGGTTCCGGACATGAAAGGTAAATTTGTTGCCCTTGATTTTTGGGGACCCTCTTGCAAACCTTGTATCGCTGGCTTTCCGCACATCAACGAGCTGCATCATAAGTACAAAGATCAGGTTGTTTTTATAGCGGCTACTACAGATGAAGATCCGGGGGAAGTTTATTCTTTTTCAGCGGGTGCTCCGGTTGAATTTTATAGCATGATGCAAAAAGCAAAAGCCTGGGAAGACTACAAGGTACAGGGCATTCCACATATGCTATTGATTGATCCAGCGGGAATCGTTCGCTATAGCGGAAATGGTTTTGAGCTGAGTGAAACCATGCTTCAGGACATCATTAAGAAACACGGTAATAAATAAGCGGCTGTCCTCAAATTTAATTTAGAAACAAATGAAATACTTTTTTTTAGCAATAGTAATGTCAGTCGCCTTGGCGGGCAATGCGCAGATCCTAAAATTTGAAGGGGAGCTTTCCGGATTAACAGCAGGTACAAAAGTGATCCTGTCAGACATGATGAAGCAGCAGTTCCATGATACGGCGAAGGTGCGCAACAATGCTTTTGCGTTTGAGTGTAAACTGCCAGGTGCAGGCTTGTATGTACTACGTGTAGGCCTGGTTGGGAAAAGCCCTGAAAGCCGCATCTTTTATTTGGATGCGGGAAATGTTTCCTTAAAGGGCGAACGTGGCAAATTGAAAAAAGCTACATTGTCGGGTGACGAACCTTTTATGAAGGATTGGCTTCGATTCGATCATATTCAGCAAAATGATCCCATTTTGTCTCGCCAGAAACGTGAGAATGATACGGTGATCATGTTGGCGATGAAGACCGGTTCATACGATGGCCTAATGTCGGATACTGCTTTTGTCAGGCGATCAAGTGCCACTTATCCTTTAGTAGATGCGAAAAAGATAGCATTGGCCAGAACCTGGCTTGCGGAAAATCCAAATTCTGATATCAATGCTTACATCATTTATAAATACCTGCGCCGGGATTTTACAGAAGAGGAAATGAAACGTGCGCTGGATAAACTCAGTCCAGCCTCTCGTAATTCGTTGATTGGAAAAACGCTGATTACCGGAGGAAGGTAAGCAATGGCGTGTCTATGGACAGCGACAATATTTCCCGGGCAGTAGCAGATCAGCTTATGAACAGGAGATATATGAGGATGTCCTTTACCAAAAATATCAACACCAACCGTGTGGTGCGGTTAGCCCAACACAGGCTGTACGACGTTCGCGGTACAGCCTGTGTTGGGCTGCTAATTATCACTTTAATTTTTCCTTATATTTCGCCAGTTCCACCTCATATTCTTTCACAGTATCTTCAAGTATGAAACCTGCGAATTTCCCGTTCTTCAAATATTCCTTTGCTTTCGCTATAGCAATAACTTGTACGGAGAGGTTGGCAGCATACTGCCAATCCTCCTTACTATTCAATTCTTTTGATCAAATGTCATTCCTTCTTGTTAAGTATATATTTCAAAGCGACCCCTCCATTTCGGAGCAAAGTGGCCGCCAGCTTGGCTGCATGCTCCTGACTTTGAGTTCACTGATCAGGATGGCAAATCGCATACCCTTCAGGATTATTAAGGTAAGTATTTGATATTGGATCTTTGGAGCGTCACTTGCGGCCCCTGTCATACCCTCCTTTATTGTCTTATGGATAAGCACTGAGCGTGATCCAGAGTATCTGAGGCAGTCGCTTGCCCCTAAAGGCATTTTGAATGATATCTCGGTCGGTATGGCGCTCCCAGTGCGCGCTGTCGTTATTAACGGAAGCGTTCAAGCAGTTCTCGCCTGAAGGTGTTTCCGATTGGCAGGATGAAATCATTTTCCAGGAGTAATTGCCCGCCAGCAATTTTTTGTATACGACTCAGTGCGACTATATAGGACTTATGGATCCGGATAAAACGTAACCTATCCAGCTTATGCTCGATCTCAGTGGTAGTGATCGGACTTAAGTAGGTGTGTTTACCGGTGTGTACCTGGACATAGTTTCCCCAGCTTTTAACATACAGGATGTCGTCGAATATGACCCGGATAAAGTCGCCTTCAACCTTTAGCATCAGGTGATCTACAGCAGGGACAATGAAGCTCTGATCAATTGCGGTTTGCTGAGGGGCAGGTTTTAATCTGTTGAAAGCATGGTCAACGGCAGTCATAAAGCGGGGGAATTCAATGGGCTTGACCAGGTAATCAACAAC
This region of Pedobacter steynii genomic DNA includes:
- a CDS encoding protein-disulfide reductase DsbD domain-containing protein, with translation MKRTLMLTALVFLLNASSYSQILKPITWSYVAKKMSATEATLYIKASLEKGWHLYSQNVGEGGPVATSFYFPASKLYDMVGRTIEPKPIKKFEPVFMMEVSYFETTAIFQQKVKLKGKQATVKGSVKFMVCNDKQCLPPSEIFFSIPVK
- a CDS encoding TlpA family protein disulfide reductase, with the protein product MNIKVMITMAAMLATGYAYGQSKQKPTVKKRPAIAKAPQENGQLLAGMKAPVLKVAEWLSEVPDMKGKFVALDFWGPSCKPCIAGFPHINELHHKYKDQVVFIAATTDEDPGEVYSFSAGAPVEFYSMMQKAKAWEDYKVQGIPHMLLIDPAGIVRYSGNGFELSETMLQDIIKKHGNK
- a CDS encoding DUF4369 domain-containing protein, producing the protein MKYFFLAIVMSVALAGNAQILKFEGELSGLTAGTKVILSDMMKQQFHDTAKVRNNAFAFECKLPGAGLYVLRVGLVGKSPESRIFYLDAGNVSLKGERGKLKKATLSGDEPFMKDWLRFDHIQQNDPILSRQKRENDTVIMLAMKTGSYDGLMSDTAFVRRSSATYPLVDAKKIALARTWLAENPNSDINAYIIYKYLRRDFTEEEMKRALDKLSPASRNSLIGKTLITGGR
- a CDS encoding LytR/AlgR family response regulator transcription factor, which translates into the protein MPKPLSCIIVDDEEGAHLVIGHYLEKMTTLCLSGGFYNAIEAMNFLYKHHVDLIFLDINMPGMSGLEMLSSMSKPPLVILTTAYSQYALESYKYQVVDYLVKPIEFPRFMTAVDHAFNRLKPAPQQTAIDQSFIVPAVDHLMLKVEGDFIRVIFDDILYVKSWGNYVQVHTGKHTYLSPITTTEIEHKLDRLRFIRIHKSYIVALSRIQKIAGGQLLLENDFILPIGNTFRRELLERFR